One stretch of Thermococcus sp. DNA includes these proteins:
- a CDS encoding cation:proton antiporter → MDVFLELALILIVAKLFGYITVRLGFPAALGQLIGGIIIGPSILNLVGYDEGVKLLADLGVVMLLFLAGLETDVEEFKHVGIPAFIVASLGVLTPFILGYVGAMVWGFSGIQAMFLGGVLTATSVGLTTSILMELKKLRTKVGTTILAAAVVDDVLGIIVLTILVGINTRGSVYMKDLLIILGEVGLYFIIGLLIGNPAVKETLKLSEMISLPETVTAFAIAIMLIFAYLAEQFQIAGITGAYLAGLLVASTEEAREIDRKFMTIGYSLFIPIFLVSIGIESDVRVLMHAGTFALVYSLLAIVGKIFGCGFGAFVSRFKPVEALQVGIGMIPRMEVALIMANVALDEGVFDSGTFAIPVTMVIVTTVVTPFLLKWAFSRE, encoded by the coding sequence ATGGACGTGTTCCTCGAGCTGGCGCTGATACTAATAGTTGCGAAGCTCTTCGGCTACATCACCGTTCGCCTCGGTTTCCCGGCTGCCCTCGGCCAGCTGATTGGCGGGATAATAATAGGGCCCTCCATTCTCAACCTCGTCGGCTACGACGAGGGCGTCAAGCTCCTCGCAGACCTTGGTGTCGTCATGCTGCTCTTTCTAGCGGGCCTTGAGACCGACGTCGAGGAGTTCAAGCACGTTGGCATTCCCGCTTTTATAGTTGCCTCCCTCGGGGTTCTGACGCCCTTTATCCTCGGCTACGTTGGGGCGATGGTTTGGGGTTTCTCAGGCATACAGGCGATGTTCCTCGGCGGTGTTCTAACGGCCACAAGCGTTGGCCTGACCACAAGTATTCTGATGGAGTTGAAGAAGCTCCGCACGAAGGTTGGGACGACTATCTTGGCTGCTGCCGTCGTTGACGACGTCCTCGGCATAATCGTGCTCACGATACTGGTTGGCATAAACACTCGCGGGAGCGTCTATATGAAAGACCTCCTCATAATCCTCGGCGAAGTTGGGCTTTACTTCATCATCGGCCTCCTGATAGGAAACCCGGCCGTCAAGGAAACGCTCAAGCTCTCGGAGATGATAAGCCTTCCCGAGACTGTGACGGCCTTCGCGATAGCTATAATGCTTATCTTTGCCTACCTTGCCGAGCAGTTTCAGATAGCAGGCATAACGGGCGCTTATCTGGCGGGACTCCTCGTGGCCAGTACGGAGGAGGCGAGGGAGATTGACAGGAAGTTCATGACCATAGGCTATTCCCTCTTCATTCCGATTTTTCTCGTGAGCATAGGAATCGAGAGCGACGTGAGGGTTCTCATGCATGCAGGAACGTTCGCCCTCGTTTACTCCCTTCTGGCGATAGTGGGCAAGATATTCGGATGTGGCTTCGGTGCCTTCGTTTCCAGGTTCAAGCCCGTTGAGGCCCTTCAGGTCGGCATCGGTATGATACCGCGTATGGAAGTGGCTCTGATAATGGCCAACGTGGCTCTGGACGAGGGCGTCTTCGACAGCGGGACATTCGCGATTCCAGTGACGATGGTGATAGTGACGACCGTTGTAACGCCCTTCCTCCTGAAGTGGGCTTTCTCAAGGGAGTAG
- a CDS encoding CBS domain-containing protein has product MEPSGTVLAGKASKAGKAHITHSKRRMIQLRRKEELSHNIRYVSKVPVRIVMDRDFLRVSPSDSLSVLIQSLRGEETSAVVVDEEGRLLGFITMKDILRFFEPPKRYTVVGVNLLKKYSINRASRVEDIMVRRPITIGIDDDLGRAIKLMLETGKHHLPVVDDENKVHGILEVKDIIRLIRIVSS; this is encoded by the coding sequence ATGGAGCCATCCGGGACTGTCTTGGCTGGAAAGGCCAGCAAAGCTGGAAAGGCCCACATAACCCACAGCAAGCGCAGAATGATTCAGCTCCGGCGGAAGGAAGAGCTGAGCCACAACATACGCTACGTCTCCAAGGTTCCGGTTAGGATAGTTATGGACAGGGACTTCCTCAGGGTTTCTCCGAGTGATTCACTGAGCGTCCTGATCCAGAGCCTCCGGGGGGAGGAAACCTCGGCAGTTGTTGTGGATGAGGAGGGAAGACTTCTCGGGTTCATCACGATGAAGGACATCCTCAGGTTCTTCGAGCCCCCAAAGAGGTACACGGTGGTGGGGGTGAACCTCCTCAAGAAGTACTCGATAAACCGTGCCTCCCGGGTGGAGGACATAATGGTGAGACGTCCGATAACTATAGGGATTGACGACGATCTCGGCAGGGCGATAAAGCTGATGCTAGAAACTGGAAAGCACCACCTCCCGGTTGTAGACGATGAGAACAAGGTTCACGGCATCCTTGAGGTTAAAGACATAATAAGGCTGATAAGGATCGTTTCGTCTTAA
- a CDS encoding NAD(P)/FAD-dependent oxidoreductase: MVSGNGKAYDVVIVGAGPAGLFAAYELSERSDFSVLVIDEGGDVDQRACPMYELGYCIGCQPCHIMSGVGGAGGLSDGTINLRPDIGGDLSELTGDENYAWQLVWEVDRIFLRHKAPRNLFRGNPEQVKYWEQRAAQAGVKFIPIIQRHIGSDRTPEVIGDIKRHLESKGVKFLLWTKALEFGRGWVKVKRGKDVFEVRAKYIIVAPGRGGAEWFHDVAKRIGLKARHGPIDVGVRVEVPAIVMDPITSINHDPKFHIYTDTYDDFVRTFCTNPNGFVVEERYDGYVGVNGHSMHEKKSNNTNFAFLSRIELTEPVEDTTAYGRSIAQLATTIGGGKPIIQRLGDLRRGRRSTWARIRRSDVEPTLRHVTPGDIAMALPHRVVTNIIEGLEKLDRVLPGVASDHTLLYAPEIKYYAMKVEVNENLETSIENIFAAGDGAGLSRDIVNAAATGLLAARGILKKEGLYTERDFRRPENWKEKVEGMEA, translated from the coding sequence ATGGTTTCTGGAAACGGAAAAGCCTATGACGTTGTGATTGTAGGTGCCGGCCCTGCGGGACTTTTCGCGGCCTACGAGCTCTCGGAAAGGAGTGATTTTAGTGTTCTGGTGATAGACGAGGGGGGAGACGTTGATCAAAGGGCCTGCCCGATGTACGAGCTCGGCTACTGCATAGGCTGTCAGCCGTGCCACATAATGAGCGGTGTCGGAGGAGCGGGTGGCCTAAGCGACGGGACGATAAACCTCAGGCCGGACATTGGAGGCGATTTAAGCGAGCTAACTGGCGATGAGAACTACGCCTGGCAACTAGTATGGGAGGTTGACCGGATTTTCTTGAGGCACAAAGCCCCGAGAAACCTTTTCAGGGGCAATCCCGAGCAGGTTAAATACTGGGAGCAGAGGGCGGCGCAGGCCGGTGTTAAGTTCATCCCGATAATCCAGAGGCACATCGGCTCCGACAGGACGCCCGAGGTTATAGGCGACATCAAGAGGCACCTTGAGAGCAAAGGAGTGAAGTTCCTCCTCTGGACTAAGGCTCTGGAGTTCGGCCGGGGATGGGTTAAAGTTAAGCGGGGAAAGGACGTCTTCGAGGTCAGAGCAAAATACATAATCGTCGCACCCGGAAGGGGAGGAGCGGAGTGGTTCCACGACGTCGCCAAAAGGATAGGCCTGAAGGCAAGGCACGGGCCCATTGACGTTGGAGTTAGGGTTGAGGTTCCGGCAATAGTTATGGACCCGATAACGAGCATAAACCACGACCCCAAGTTCCACATCTACACCGACACCTACGACGACTTCGTGAGAACTTTCTGCACAAACCCCAACGGCTTCGTCGTTGAGGAGCGCTACGACGGCTACGTTGGCGTTAACGGCCACTCAATGCACGAGAAGAAGAGCAACAACACTAACTTCGCCTTCCTGAGCAGGATTGAACTTACCGAGCCGGTGGAAGACACCACAGCCTACGGCAGGAGCATAGCACAGCTGGCAACTACCATAGGGGGAGGAAAGCCGATAATCCAGAGGCTTGGCGATCTCAGGAGGGGGAGGAGGAGCACCTGGGCGAGGATAAGGAGGAGCGACGTCGAGCCAACACTTAGGCACGTGACTCCGGGGGACATAGCGATGGCACTGCCACACCGCGTCGTCACAAACATTATAGAGGGCCTTGAGAAGCTCGACAGGGTTCTGCCGGGAGTAGCGAGCGACCACACACTTCTCTACGCGCCGGAGATAAAGTACTACGCGATGAAAGTTGAGGTTAATGAGAACCTCGAAACGAGCATCGAGAACATCTTCGCGGCCGGCGATGGCGCTGGTTTAAGCAGGGACATCGTTAATGCCGCGGCAACCGGCCTCTTGGCGGCAAGGGGAATACTCAAGAAGGAAGGACTATACACGGAGAGGGACTTCAGAAGGCCGGAGAACTGGAAGGAGAAGGTTGAGGGGATGGAAGCGTGA
- a CDS encoding DUF4855 domain-containing protein yields MSKLGLWWVRWNGSDYESRMTVGNRKATVEDFRERGFDRIVVLSGEGRGIKYSGPFYNSGYNDGREFARWVSNHIYGMPLYITIPFSRPEGFPRDQVQIPFEYSGVNSYYKGWIDGVLSVDNTDLNGFYWSYESCLQTTSHDEAHVTKEFIQYMSNYIRNHDQELIWIPTIGDRTMDQIKTFCAIPTLAGYFNHVFVQPHYYQTTKLSDGSDYTFQELACRVEWMASKGLSIEMEADNSIIGEKSNCAYCKSIQGTWEGDHFKEKVGCDENPTSETEEECINRACDYYRAITEVNPSAFSTKAYYFGTDLRVVDRVRSKCPDW; encoded by the coding sequence ATGTCGAAGCTTGGTTTGTGGTGGGTTCGGTGGAATGGTTCTGACTACGAGTCGAGGATGACTGTCGGAAATAGAAAAGCCACCGTTGAGGACTTCAGGGAGAGGGGTTTTGACAGGATTGTTGTTCTCAGCGGAGAAGGGAGGGGGATTAAGTACAGCGGACCATTCTATAATTCGGGATACAACGATGGAAGGGAATTTGCAAGATGGGTATCCAACCACATATACGGGATGCCATTGTATATAACAATACCCTTTAGCCGCCCCGAGGGATTTCCACGGGATCAAGTGCAGATACCGTTTGAGTACTCTGGCGTGAACTCATACTACAAGGGCTGGATTGATGGTGTTCTAAGCGTTGACAACACTGACCTTAATGGATTCTACTGGAGTTACGAGAGTTGCCTTCAGACTACCTCTCACGATGAAGCTCACGTTACAAAGGAGTTCATCCAGTACATGAGCAACTACATTCGTAATCATGACCAAGAATTAATTTGGATTCCCACCATTGGAGACAGGACTATGGATCAGATAAAGACTTTCTGTGCTATCCCCACTCTTGCGGGGTATTTTAATCACGTGTTTGTTCAGCCCCATTATTACCAAACTACCAAACTGAGTGATGGGAGTGATTACACATTCCAAGAACTTGCGTGTCGTGTGGAATGGATGGCCAGCAAAGGCCTTTCCATCGAAATGGAGGCTGACAACAGTATAATTGGTGAAAAAAGCAACTGTGCATACTGTAAAAGTATTCAAGGTACCTGGGAAGGCGATCATTTCAAAGAAAAAGTTGGATGCGATGAGAACCCGACCTCAGAAACAGAAGAAGAGTGCATTAACCGTGCATGTGATTATTACAGAGCAATTACAGAAGTAAATCCGAGTGCATTCTCAACGAAAGCCTACTACTTCGGTACAGACCTAAGAGTCGTTGACAGGGTGAGATCAAAATGTCCAGACTGGTAA